The nucleotide sequence CGGTCCAGGTCGTCGCCGTCGGACCGCCCGGTGCTCTTCGCCCTGCAGATGGCCGCTGCCCTGGCGGGGGCGATGGGGGTCGGCCGGTTCGTCTACACGCCGATCCTGCCGATCATGCACGCGCAGGCCGGGCTCTCGGACGAGCTCGGCGCCGTGCTGGCGACGAGCAACTACGCCGGGTACCTGGCCGGGGCGCTCGCGGGCGTCGTGGTGCCGGGACTGTTGTGGTCACGCCGGACGCTGCGCGGTGGGCTCGTGGTCGTCGTGGCCTCGCTGGCGCTGATGCCGCTGACCGCCGCACCCGAGCTCTGGATCGCCCTGCGGACCCTGGGCGGCACGGCGAGCGCGGTGGTCTTCGTGATCGCCGTGTCGTCGATGGCACGGGCCCTGCGCGGGGAGTCCGGGTACCTGCTGGGCTGGGGCGTCGGAGGCGTGGGCGCCGGGATCGCCCTGTCCGGCGGCGTCCTGCACGTGTTGCCGGACTCCGCCTCCTGGACGAACGCGTGGTACCTGTCGGCCGCACTGGCCGGCGTCCTCGCGGCGGTGGCCTGGTCGGTGCGCGTCCCGGGCCCCGCCGCCGCCCCGGAGTCCTCGCCGGTGCCGGACGGCTGCTCCGGACGGCGGCGCGTGTTCGTCGTGCTGCTCGTCGTCTACTCGCTGGAAGGGCTGGGCTACATCATCGCCGGCACCTTCCTGCCCGCGATGATCGCCTCGGTCGGGACCGCGGGCGCCGGCAGCGGGGTGTGGGCGATCGTCGGGATCGCCGCGGCGGTGTCGACGGTGCTGTGGACCCGCCTCGGCCAGGGCGTGCGGCTGCCACTGCTGCTGGTGGCGGCCCTGATGCTCCAGGCGGTCGGTATCGCGCTGCCCGCCCTGTGGCCGATACCGGTCATGGCGGTCACCGGCGCCGTCCTGTTCGGCGGGACCTTCCTGGCCATCACCGGGATGGCCGCCCGGATCGGGGACAGCACCGGGGTGGCCGTCGCGATGCCGCTGCTCACGACCGGGTACAGCGTCGGGCAGATCCTCGGTCCGTTGTCGGTGCTGCCGGTGCTCGACCGCGGCTACGGGGCGGCGCTGCTCGTCGGGGCCGGCTTCGTCACGGTGGCCGCCCTGGTCGCGGTGCAGCTGTGCCGGGAGGACGGCCCCCGGAGCCGGCGGAGCTGACTGCTCGTCGGGGACGATCGTGTGCGCCGGGTACCGCCGGTGGGCGACGGCCCCGATCAGAGGGCACCCACGAGTGCGAGTGAGCCGTAACCGACGGCCGCGATCAGAACCGTGGACAGGGCGCCGAGGATCAGGCCGCGGCCACCGGAACGGACGAGCTGCCCGAGCCGCACACCGGTGCCCAACCCGAACAGCGCCGCCGCGAACAGCAGGGTCGTCACCACCTGAACCACGGTCAGAACCGATGCGGGGACGTGTCCCGAACTGCGGACGAGCATCATGGCCAGGAACCCGAGCACGAACAGCGGGATCAACGGGGGCCGCTTCCCGGCGACCACGTCGCGACGGCGCCGCTCGACGAGGCCGACCCCGGCCACCATCGGTGCGAGCAACACGACGCGGGTCAGCTTGACGATCACCGCGATCGACACCGCTGCCGCCCCGGCGGGCGACGCCGCGGCCACCACCTGTGCGACCTCGTGGACGCTGAGCCCGGCCCAGGATCCGAGCCCCTCCGGGCCGAGCCCGAAGGTCGTCCCCAGCAGCGGGACCAGGGCGATGGCGGCACTGCCGTAGAGCGTCACCAGTGCGACGCCCGTCGCGACGTCCTCCCGTCTGGTGTCGGTGACGCTGTCCATCGCGGCGATGGCCGACGCCCCGCAGATCGAGAAACCCGTCGCCACCATCAGGGACAGACCGCGTGACACACCGAGCAGGCGCCCCAGTGCCAGGGTGCCGACGAACGTGATCAGCACGGTGGCCACGACGGCGGCGACGATGCCGATACCGAGTCCGAAGACCTGTGCCAGACCGAGTTGGAGCCCCAGCAGCACGACCCCGACCCGGAGGAATCGCTTCGTCGCCCACCCGATGCCGGTGCGGGTCGACTC is from Pseudonocardia autotrophica and encodes:
- a CDS encoding YeiH family protein, which codes for MTASDPSTELSGRLLPTSRRLLPGLALIAAGTAVAWGVNSALPAVSALTAAVVLGVIAGQWLPESTRTGIGWATKRFLRVGVVLLGLQLGLAQVFGLGIGIVAAVVATVLITFVGTLALGRLLGVSRGLSLMVATGFSICGASAIAAMDSVTDTRREDVATGVALVTLYGSAAIALVPLLGTTFGLGPEGLGSWAGLSVHEVAQVVAAASPAGAAAVSIAVIVKLTRVVLLAPMVAGVGLVERRRRDVVAGKRPPLIPLFVLGFLAMMLVRSSGHVPASVLTVVQVVTTLLFAAALFGLGTGVRLGQLVRSGGRGLILGALSTVLIAAVGYGSLALVGAL
- a CDS encoding YbfB/YjiJ family MFS transporter, whose translation is MLFALQMAAALAGAMGVGRFVYTPILPIMHAQAGLSDELGAVLATSNYAGYLAGALAGVVVPGLLWSRRTLRGGLVVVVASLALMPLTAAPELWIALRTLGGTASAVVFVIAVSSMARALRGESGYLLGWGVGGVGAGIALSGGVLHVLPDSASWTNAWYLSAALAGVLAAVAWSVRVPGPAAAPESSPVPDGCSGRRRVFVVLLVVYSLEGLGYIIAGTFLPAMIASVGTAGAGSGVWAIVGIAAAVSTVLWTRLGQGVRLPLLLVAALMLQAVGIALPALWPIPVMAVTGAVLFGGTFLAITGMAARIGDSTGVAVAMPLLTTGYSVGQILGPLSVLPVLDRGYGAALLVGAGFVTVAALVAVQLCREDGPRSRRS